The Castanea sativa cultivar Marrone di Chiusa Pesio chromosome 11, ASM4071231v1 genome contains a region encoding:
- the LOC142616187 gene encoding F-box protein At3g07870-like, translating into MHYSPPALYQSYTCPLILCCSSDPPSDRHDQLYHCDFCMSNVKEPWNKGLTGTVKSINLPLEYRKKFTSVLYCRGVLFFSYVEVKDQVEKHKFFVYYIHAATFVRLPSRPTMTNESKLAFGFGFHPGTNEYQVVRIVEQEQPMGLEQEQLVGLEQHIEVFTIGKQPMWMINRKNPFLLRMQHHATSFNGALHWLGQDKQNGSTIIVSFDLESEEFQQIPIPDNCDKSGLDRQDCHVVVLGGCLCVVDYDEFDRIDIWSMNIYGAKESWIKEYTVEPLDGLRAPIRPLCLLPNRNILIEFQYLHECFYVYSVDSMAVYKIRIRDLRDLPPRHSFRAVSVVDYI; encoded by the coding sequence ATGCATTATTCTCCACCAGCTTTGTATCAATCCTACACCTGTCCCCTCATCCTTTGTTGCTCAAGTGATCCCCCTTCTGACCGTCATGACCAACTTTATCATTGTGATTTTTGTATGAGCAATGTTAAAGAACCCTGGAATAAAGGCTTGACAGGTACTGTCAAATCAATCAACTTGCCCTTGGAATATCGCAAGAAGTTTACTAGTGTTCTGTACTGTCGTGGGGTCTTGTTCTTTTCCTATGTTGAAGTAAAAGATCAAGTggaaaaacacaaatttttcgTGTACTATATTCACGCAGCAACTTTTGTCAGACTTCCTTCACGGCCCACCATGACTAATGAAAGCAAGTTGGCATTTGGGTTTGGTTTCCATCCCGGAACCAATGAGTACCAGGTGGTCAGAATAGTGGAACAAGAACAGCCTATGGGTTTGGAACAAGAACAACTTGTGGGTTTGGaacaacatattgaggttttcaCCATAGGCAAACAACCCATGTGGATGATCAACAGAAAGAACCCATTCTTGCTTCGGATGCAACACCATGCAACTTCGTTTAATGGAGCACTACATTGGTTAGGCCAAGATAAGCAAAATGGTTCAACAATTATAGTTTCATTTGATTTGGAGTCCGAAGAATTTCAACAGATTCCAATACCAGATAATTGTGATAAGTCTGGACTGGATCGGCAAGATTGTCATGTAGTAGTGCTAGGAGGGTGTCTCTGTGTGGTTGATTATGATGAATTTGATAGGATTGACATATGGTCAATGAATATTTATGGTGCAAAGGAGTCTTGGATCAAAGAATACACCGTGGAGCCTTTGGACGGCTTGAGAGCACCTATTCGGCCTCTATGTCTACTGCCAAATCGTAACATTTTAATCGAGTTTCAATATCTCCATGAGTGTTTTTATGTTTATAGTGTAGATTCGATGGCAGTCTACAAGATAAGAATTCGTGACCTTCGTGACCTCCCCCCTCGCCATTCATTCCGAGCAGTTTCTGTTGTTGATTATATTTGA